A section of the Castanea sativa cultivar Marrone di Chiusa Pesio chromosome 12, ASM4071231v1 genome encodes:
- the LOC142620405 gene encoding flavanone 3-dioxygenase 3, with protein sequence MGNDESSSSFSTGNSAQERGLSHVPESYVIPTSHDPNLHPETAKVPVVDLSGLRHGSAQRSLVIQNIKNACHRMGFFQIINHGISQSLMDGALSSAFGFFNLPTPEKMKLMSNDVHKPVRYATSIKDGIDNIQFWRVFLKHYAHPLEDWIHSWPANPPYYREKMGNFCSEVRKLGLELMGAITESLGLGSAYSSDKMNEGMQVMAVNCYPPCPNPNVALGLPPHSDYSCLTIVLQSSPGLEIMDMEEGKWGIVPKLHGALQVHVGDHLEVLSNGLYKSVVHRAILNCERTRISIASLMSLGLDEKMGTAEELVDEQHPKRYKESSFGDFLNFLSANDIGEGKAFIDTLKIIK encoded by the exons ATGGGGAATGATGAGAGTTCTAGCTCATTCTCCACAGGAAATAGTGCACAAGAGAGGGGTTTGTCACATGTACCTGAGAGTTATGTGATTCCAACCTCTCATGATCCAAATTTGCATCCTGAGACAGCCAAAGTGCCTGTTGTTGACTTGTCTGGGTTGAGACACGGCTCAGCACAACGCTCCCTCGTCatacaaaacattaaaaatgcCTGCCACCGTATGGGTTTCTTTCAG ATAATCAATCATGGAATCAGCCAATCGTTGATGGATGGAGCTCTATCTTCAGCATTCGGTTTCTTCAACTTGCCAACCCCGGAGAAGATGAAGTTGATGTCTAACGATGTACACAAGCCTGTTAGGTATGCAACAAGCATTAAGGATGGGATTGACAATATCCAGTTTTGGAGGGTCTTTCTTAAACATTATGCACATCCCTTGGAGGATTGGATTCATTCTTGGCCCGCTAATCCACCTTATTACAG GGAAAAGATGGGAAACTTTTGTTCGGAGGTGAGGAAATTAGGCTTAGAACTAATGGGAGCAATCACAGAGAGCCTGGGCTTAGGTTCAGCATATTCAAGTGACAAAATGAATGAAGGAATGCAAGTCATGGCAGTCAATTGCTACCCACCGTGCCCAAATCCAAATGTTGCACTAGGGTTGCCTCCACATTCGGACTACAGCTGCTTAACCATTGTTCTTCAGAGCTCACCAGGCCTTGAAATCATGGATATGGAGGAAGGAAAATGGGGTATAGTCCCGAAGCTTCATGGGGCTCTACAGGTTCATGTGGGTGACCATCTTGAGGTACTAAGCAATGGCTTGTACAAGAGTGTGGTACATAGGGCTATACTCAACTGTGAGAGGACTAGAATCTCCATTGCTAGCCTAATGAGTTTGGGCTTGGATGAGAAGATGGGTACAGCCGAAGAGCTTGTGGATGAACAACATCCAAAGAGGTACAAAGAAAGTAGTTTCGGAgattttctcaattttctctcCGCCAATGACATTGGAGAGGGAAAAGCTTTCATTGACACCCTGAAGATTATAAAATAG
- the LOC142619694 gene encoding peptide methionine sulfoxide reductase A1-like yields MLKTVASSTINASTTLITCPNVNLHCSSYPLSRPFLNRFTKSTKQTLRPLRTLSKPFATTTMNILNKLGFGSPRAQQSTADASIAQGPDDDVPAPGQEFAQFGAGCFWGVELAFQRVAGVKKTEVGYTQGFLHNPSYEDVCSGTSNHSEVVRVHYDPKECSYDTLLDVFWARHDPTTLNRQGNDVGTQYRSGIYFYTPEQENAAKESLERQQKLLNRKIVTEILPAKKFYRAEEYHQQYLEKGGRFGFKQSSSKGCNDPIRCYG; encoded by the exons ATGCTCAAAACCGTAGCTTCTTCCACCATTAACGCCTCTACCACCCTTATCACCTGTCCAAACGTCAACCTCCATTGCTCCTCCTACCCACTCTCCAGACCATTCCTCAACCGCTTCACCAAATCCACAAAGCAAACTCTCAGACCCTTGAGAACTCTTTCAAAGCCTTTCGCTACAACCACCATGAACATCTTGAACAAGCTCGGGTTTGGTTCTCCAAGAGCCCAACAATCCACTGCTGATGCTTCGATTGCTCAGGGACCAGACGACGACGTTCCGGCACCAGGACAAGAGTTTGCTCAGTTCGGAGCTGGTTGCTTTTGGGGTGTGGAATTGGCTTTTCAGAGAGTTGCTGGTGTGAAAAAGACAGAGGTTGGGTACACACAAGGGTTTCTACACAATCCTAGTTACGAGGATGTGTGTTCGGGGACTTCGAATCACTCTGAGGTTGTCAGGGTACACTATGACCCTAAGGAGTGTAGCTACGACACTTTGCTTGATGTTTTCTGGGCTAGGCATGACCCAACTACGCTCAATCGCCAG GGAAATGATGTGGGGACGCAGTACAGATCTGGTATATACTTCTACACACCTGAGCAAGAAAATGCAGCAAAGGAGTCTTTGGAGCGTCAACAGAAACTCTTGAACAGGAAGATTGTAACTGAGATTCTACCTGCCAAGAAATTCTACCGAGCAGAGGAATACCATCAGCAGTACCTTGAGAAAGGGGGCCGTTTTGGCTTTAAACAATCTTCTTCTAAAGGCTGCAATGACCCGATCCGATGCTACGGCTAA
- the LOC142621133 gene encoding stellacyanin: MAKRLPVYVLVILSLALTCTATTYTVGDSAGWDISTDLQTWEKNKTFDVGDVLIFQFSSSNSLEQVTQENFNTCNTTNVLKAYTNGNTTITLTKPGPMYFISGNKLYCLGGQKLQVNVENNQAYSPAIAPEAASGSNLPQPSSKSNLPTSSGVMLMHGGWGTLMSVSLGFIMAIVSS; this comes from the exons ATGGCGAAGCGGCTTCCGGTCTATGTTCTTGTCATCCTTAGCTTGGCATTAACATGTACTGCTACGACGTATACCGTGGGGGATAGTGCTGGCTGGGACATAAGCACTGATCTTCAAACTTGGGAGAAGAACAAGACATTTGACGTTGGTGATGTTCTAA ttTTCCAATTTTCTTCATCTAATAGTCTAGAGCAAGTGACACAAGAAAATTTCAACACATGCAACACCACCAATGTATTGAAAGCCTATACAAACGGGAACACAACAATCACATTGACAAAACCAGGTCCAATGTATTTCATATCTGGTAACAAGTTATATTGCCTTGGAGGGCAGAAGCTCCAAGTGAATGTAGAAAACAATCAAGCATATTCTCCAGCCATTGCACCTGAGGCAGCATCTGGGTCTAATCTTCCACAGCCTTCTTCAAAGAGCAACCTTCCTACTTCAAGTGGGGTTATGCTTATGCATGGTGGATGGGGTACTCTTATGTCTGTTTCACTAGGTTTTATAATGGCTATTGTGTCAAGTTAG